A section of the Acropora muricata isolate sample 2 chromosome 4, ASM3666990v1, whole genome shotgun sequence genome encodes:
- the LOC136915086 gene encoding uncharacterized protein → MLNQLRRTILLLIFNFSKTLASIGNECANFTTLTEASRSRYFSSYWTTYSDRSLTGWFRLNGSAGSHIATSCVPSRHCGTLRPGWMRGKHPNAEQGVVGRFLCLTNRQLCCSMSVSLLVRNCSGFYVYKLNKVSRSLSPNFRVCGNGLEGPFLSSRKEHIQIKENIAEECVNYSELNELDRAAHYFSYHTLKCDANLPGAWYRFTGRAGTVMPTKCVPKLHCGTLSPGWLNGKHPAVREGQVERMVCFTKEDNCCYWYSSVKVRNCGKYFVYKFGQLPASRPFCSLRYCGAGTQGCKDKVGNIYEVNMSWKPNPLITCNCGRDLRVSCRKTQGGCWSIEGKAYRNRQKWLKNSLTMCTCVNKQIACTNLSRPACTDVNGVVRQHGNQWFQGACFNCTCIDGVVSCVKYHVAISYGLFKAKAVGTCMPCHRAWEDIRPADKGTVSNCEVFFQLKKTNKLFQCTNGAFIRKEHTCNGITECGDGSDEESCGNVICRDESGQVLILRHTWQVTKCIRCKCVAGLLQCQRTLRVNFVGKLYAYLPLTEKCNQPACNVVNFLRDRRDGCEAIETTKGGRILSQGEIWEYQGCRFHFTGPKEKLGCPEMLGPRCQMYNGAVCCAKQCPALPQLASQMRWNVTVCPEQLQISARNDKCDTPHRNCHQENSFCDANSTCSDEESNLYFEGVTWFLSGCIKCECSLGLISCVKRMTFLTSTVEDIEHCNQPNCNIVAFLNSHRSYCQACHWKNQTLPDGYRWKENGVDFFCSSQPRVKLGCYLTTNNIFCTGAFTGIRELRLISHKQLFLCESGDEITSLNNRCNKKNDCVDDSDEKDCDRYYCPSHKKFNLAWNRSASGTVVHRKCSEVDPVLEGQFSGRCEEFPTYLQWKYKERCDCEIEALRRFRSELTTVNKSNLLEVTKELLSEAGNFTNKRVFFSYLKNLFQIGQLLLTPISDQNDQQAHDFCQAITKAVNDDNFNTDADVFCSGNVKSSWRRTLFENVKKFSCQAPNWTSVYQSSCLSSPFFSDSKPPPSVGHRHDSPIHIDPRPGITLFWVRPVLNLKIDYNQLHPAEIGVPRQDSTSFQITNGSGVENYTHEFGRMSPQVNCSWLEYDANGSVKIKTWNAVDRGEQQNAVIQSYLELVLSSISTVTVIMSLVILSLLRIKNSERIFVHKNLLVSLCVVYIVMILDAFVLTNRKQTPQLCTAMAVFQHVTHIAIFSWMLVEGIHLYIKVVKVFSVRKLYITYVCIGWGFPLIIVGLIAAVRPQTYDMAKTYYRDVTCGSLKLSAEIIRDRCWLHDGEWLYKGPILAILLVNVFIFLILLRVIFTKISVKYQANKIQMAKKGMKSIAALLPLLGVTWLLGFLAQLSEVLLYLFIILNSTQGLLFCILHGLLDRQIKENLTRSLRRLSRVQFFQRDKKKWNASTTTQVSIVDLPSRRENYNKHRSSFLPGQRINALETKL, encoded by the exons ATGCTCAATCAATTACGCAGAACAATTTTGCTCCTTAtcttcaatttttcaaaaactttGGCCAGTATTG GCAACGAATGTGCAAACTTCACCACCTTAACCGAGGCCAGCAGATCAAGATATTTTTCGAGCTATTGGACAACCTACAGCGACCGATCTCTCACGGGATGGTTTAGGCTTAATGGCTCAGCTGGTAGTCACATAGCAACGTCATGCGTTCCCTCCAGGCACTGTGGAACATTGCGTCCAGGTTGGATGAGGGGAAAACACCCTAATGCTGAACAAGGGGTGGTCGGTCGCTTCCTTTGCCTTACCAACAGACAGTTGTGTTGTTCAATGTCTGTCAGCTTGCTTGTTAGAAATTGCAGTGGGTTCTATGTTTACAAGCTTAATAAGGTGTCCCGTTCACTCTCCCCCAACTTTCGTGTTTGTGGAAATGGGCTTGAAG GACCCTTCTTATCTTCAAGGAAAGAGCACATTCAAATTAAAG AAAACATCGCCGAAGAATGTGTCAATTACAGCGAACTGAACGAGCTCGACAGAGCCGCTCACTACTTCAGTTATCACACTTTGAAGTGTGACGCCAATCTTCCCGGGGCTTGGTACAGATTCACCGGCCGCGCAGGGACTGTTATGCCAACAAAGTGCGTTCCCAAGCTCCACTGCGGCACTCTATCTCCGGGATGGTTGAATGGCAAACACCCCGCTGTAAGGGAGGGGCAGGTGGAGCGCATGGTTTGTTTTACCAAGGAAGATAACTGTTGCTACTGGTATAGCAGTGTAAAAGTCAGGAATTGCGGCAAATACTTCGTGTACAAGTTTGGCCAGCTGCCCGCATCACGGCCTTTTTGTAGCCTGCGATATTGTGGGGCTGGAACACAAG GTTGTAAAGATAAAGTCGGAAACATATATGAAGTGAACATGAGTTGGAAACCAAATCCGCTGATCACGTGCAACTGTGGCAGAGACCTCAGAGTCTCTTGTAGGAAAACTCAAGGTGGCTGCTGGAGCATAGAAGGCAAGGCGTACAGGAATAGACAAAAATGGTTAAAAAACAGCTTGACAATGTGTACTTGTGTTAACAAACAAATTGCTTGCACCAATCTTTCACGACCGGCTTGCACCGATGTAAATGGCGTTGTGCGGCAGCATGGTAACCAATGGTTCCAAGGAGCTTGTTTTAACTGCACCTGCATCGATGGTGTCGTCAGCTGTGTTAAATATCACGTGGCTATTAGCTATGGCCTCTTTAAGGCCAAGGCTGTTGGAACATGCATGCCATGCCATCGGGCATGGGAAGATATCAGACCTGCTGACAAAGGAACTGTCAGCAATTGTGAAG TATTTTTTCAgttaaaaaagacaaacaagcTATTTCAGTGCACCAATGGTGCTTTTATAAGGAAGGAGCACACATGCAATGGAATCACTGAGTGCGGTGATGGATCAGACGAAGAGTCCTGTGGCAATG TCATTTGTCGTGACGAGAGCGGTCAAGTATTAATTCTTAGACATACATGGCAG GTCACCAAATGCATTCGGTGCAAATGTGTCGCTGGACTGCTGCAATGCCAAAGAACACTTCGAGTGAATTTTGTTGGGAAACTCTATGCTTATTTGCCGCTAACTGAAAAATGCAACCAGCCGGCTTGTAATGTTGTCAACTTCCTCAGAGATAGGAGAGATGGTTGCGAAG CCATTGAAACTACCAAAGGAGGCCGCATTCTTTCGCAAGGGGAAATCTGGGAGTATCAAGGATGCCGATTTCACTTTACAGGACCAAAGGAAAAGTTAGGTTGCCCAGAGATGCTGGGCCCACGGTGTCAGATGTACAATGGAGCGGTTTGCTGTGCAAAACAATGCcctg CCCTTCCACAGCTTGCGAGCCAGATGCGTTGGAATGTGACAGTTTGCCCTGAGCAACTTCAGATATCAGCAAGAAACGACAAGTGCGATACACCTCATCGAAACTGCCATCAGGAAAACAGCTTCTGTGATGCAA ATTCCACGTGTTCCGATGAAGAGTCCAATCTCTATTTTGAAGGGGTCACATGGTTCCTTAGTGGCTGCATTAAGTGTGAATGTTCTCTTGGATTGATCTCTTGTGTCAAAAGAATGACATTTCTTACATCAACAGTCGAGGATATCGAACATTGCAATCAGCCAAATTGCAACATCGTCGCTTTTTTGAATTCCCACAGAAGCTATTGTCAAG CTTGCCATTGGAAAAATCAAACTCTACCGGATGGTTACCGATGGAAAGAGAATGGGGTCGACTTCTTCTGCTCTTCGCAGCCACGAGTAAAACTCGGTTGTTACTTGACCACGAACAACATCTTCTGCACTGGTGCTTTCACTG GAATTCGAGAATTGAGGCTCATTTCTCACAAACAGTTATTCCTCTGTGAAAGTGGAGATGAAATAACATCATTGAACAACagatgcaataaaaaaaatgactgcGTTGACGATTCAGACGAGAAAGACTGTGATCGGT ATTATTGTCCATCTCACAAGAAATTCAACCTAGCCTGGAACAGATCGGCTTCAGGAACTGTTGTGCACAGAAAGTGCTCTGAAGTAGATCCAGTTCTTGAAG GACAATTCAGTGGTCGCTGTGAAGAGTTCCCTACTTATTTGCAATGGAAGTACAAAGAACGCTGCGATTGTGAAATAGAGGCTCTTCGGCGATTCCGATCTGAA CTGACTACTGTCAATAAATCGAACCTCTTGGAGGTCACGAAAGAACTGCTGAGCGAGGCTGGAAACTTCACTAACAAGAGGGTGTTCTTCAGTTACCTTAAGAATCTGTTTCAAATTGGTCAGCTTCTCCTTACTCCGATCAGCGACCAAAACGATCAACAAGCACACGATTTCTGTCAG GCTATAACCAAGGCCGTAAATGACGACAACTTTAATACCGACGCAGACGTTTTCTGTTCTGGGAATGTG AAATCTAGCTGGCGTAGGACATTATTTGAGAATGTGAAGAAGTTTTCTTGCCAAGCGCCAAACTGGACGTCTGTTTATCAATCAAGTTGCCTTTCGTCACC ATTCTTCTCTGATAGCAAACCACCACCCAGTGTTGGACACAGGCATGATTCTCCAATACATATAGACCCAAGGCCTGGCATAACGCTATTTTGGGTTCGACCAGTTCTGAACTTGAAGATTGACTATAACCAGTTACATCCTGCAGAAATTGGAGTACCACGTCAAGATTCCACGTCCTTTCAAATCACGAATGGCTCTGGTGTG GAAAATTATACCCATGAATTTGGTCGTATGTCCCCGCAAGTCAACTGCTCGTGGTTGGAATACGAC GCAAATGGAAGCGTGAAGATCAAAACCTGGAACGCAGTAGACAGGGGTGAACAGCAAAATGCTGTGATTCAGAGTTACCTAGAGTTGGTGCTGAGTAGCATTTCAACCGTGACTGTTATAATGTCGTTGGTTATTCTCTCGCTGTTAAG AATAAAGAACTCGGAGAGAATATTTGTTCACAAGAATCTTTTAGTTTCCCTTTGCGTGGTTTACATTGTGATGATTCTTGACGCGTTTGTATTGACAAATAGGAAACAGACAcca CAATTATGCACGGCCATGGCAGTCTTTCAGCACGTGACGCATATAGCGATTTTCTCGTGGATGTTAGTCGAAGGAATTCACCTTTACATCAAAGTTGTCAAAGTATTCTCGGTCCGCAAACTTTACATCACATATGTCTGCATTGGATGGG GTTTCCCATTGATTATTGTGGGTCTTATAGCAGCAGTTAGACCACAGACCTACGATATGGCTAAAACCTACTACAGAGATGTCACGTGTGGATCGCTGAAACTTTCTGCCGAAATAATCCGAGACAG GTGTTGGCTTCACGATGGCGAATGGTTGTACAAGGGACCAATTCTTGCAATTCTCTTG GTCAATGTCTTCATCTTCCTGATACTGTTAAGAGTGATATTTACCAAGATATCGGTAAAGTATCAAGCAAACAAGATACAAATGGCCAA GAAAGGAATGAAAAGCATCGCTGCTCTTCTCCCGTTGCTAGGAGTGACGTGGTTATTGGGCTTTTTGGCTCAGTTGAGTGAAGTCCTGCTGTATTTGTTCATCATCCTCAACTCAACACAG GGTCTACTCTTTTGTATTTTGCACGGTCTCTTGGATCGTCAG
- the LOC136913878 gene encoding cytochrome P450 3A29-like isoform X2 → MGDSVKQEVDRSSSATDFFSLFIGLGVVALLYFLWKEASYELIRRKINAPGPRRWPMFGNLLETRKFNGYHLMLKHYYETYGKVFCICLGRQPTVVVADPELLKQIMVKDFANFQNHFTQIKIPGAIGKSVFLARDETWRRIRATLTPSFSAKKMKGMVALIEESIDKLMVKVEKVARTGESVDMLEWFSRMTLEVILSTAFGVQADILNDDQSIMLQRAKAVFKTSWITDILRRFPLGVTLLILVGNIFQRRGFFDKIAAEIVEKRRKSGPTARQDLVELMLTTHEDSTQKGASKLTNEEIVGQCVIFLLAGYETSSNTLGNIIYQLALNQEVQDELRQDIMQALKTNPGSKLYDIAHNIEYMDCVINEALRLNPPVAQLNRECTEDYEWNGIRIPAGLEVIIPVYSIHRDPDVWPDPDKFDPERFRGPAKDTRSPYHFMPFGSGPRVCIGMRFALMEIKITLVKFLMKYKVVRSPETQVPLKIASGTTLYAEDGVWVRIEPLQGSPFPDVAQHDM, encoded by the exons ATGGGGGACAGCGTTAAACAGGAAGTGGATCGAAGCAGTAGTGCTACAGATTTCTTCAGTCTGTTCATTGGCCTTGGCGTGGTAGCCCTTCTTTATTTCCTTTGGAAAGAAGCAAGCTATGAATTGATTCGTCGAAAAATCAATGCTCCAGGTCCCAGACGGTGGCCAATGTTTGGCAATTTACTCGAGACAAGGAAATTTAATGGCTATCATCTCATGCTGAAGCATTATTATGAGACGTATGGCAAAGTTTTTTGCATTTGCCTTGGTAGACAGCCCACAGTCGTCGTTGCAGATCCTGAACTCCTGAAACAGATAATGGTGAAAGATTTTGCCAATTTCCAAAATCACTTCacccaaattaaaattccaggCGCCATCGGCAAGAGTGTGTTCCTCGCGCGAGATGAGACATGGAGGCGTATCCGCGCGACCCTTACACCTTCTTTCAGTGCGAAGAAAATGAAGGGAATGGTAGCACTGATTGAGGAATCCATCGACAAATTGATGGTAAAGGTTGAAAAAGTTGCTAGAACAG GAGAATCTGTGGATATGCTGGAGTGGTTTAGCAGAATGACACTTGAGGTTATTCTGTCCACGGCGTTTGGTGTTCAAGCCGACATCCTAAACGATGATCAAAGCATAATGTTACAGAGAGCTAAAGCGGTGTTTAAAACATCTTGGATTACTGACATTTTGAGGCGATTCCCGCTTGGAGTTACCTTGTTGATACTTGTTGGGAATATCTTTCAGAGGCGGGGCTTCTTCGACAAAATCGCCGCAGAAATCGTGGAAAAACGCCGGAAGTCTGGTCCGACTGCAAGACAAGACTTGGTGGAGTTAATGCTTACTACTCACGAAGACTCAACCCAGAAGGGAGCGTCCAAATTAACAAACGAGGAGATAGTTGGCCAGTGCGTCATCTTTCTATTGGCTGGCTACGAAACTTCGAGCAACACACTGGGTAATATCATTTACCAGCTGGCTTTGAACCAAGAAGTGCAAGATGAGTTACGACAAGACATCATGCAAGCACTGAAGACAAACCCTGGCAGCAAGCTTTATGATATCGCCCACAACATCGAGTACATGGACTGCGTTATTAACGAGGCCCTTCGATTGAATCCGCCTGTGGCTCAACTGAACCGAGAGTGCACCGAAGATTACGAATGGAATGGCATTCGCATTCCCGCGGGACTTGAGGTCATCATTCCCGTCTATTCCATTCATCGCGATCCCGACGTTTGGCCCGACCCGGATAAGTTTGATCCCGAGAGATTCCGAGGCCCTGCTAAAGATACCCGTAGCCCGTACCATTTCATGCCCTTCGGTAGTGGTCCAAGAGTTTGCATTGGAATGAGGTTCGCTCTCATGGAGATAAAGATAACACTGGTAAAATTCCTGATGAAGTACAAGGTCGTACGATCTCCCGAGACCCAAGTTCCGTTAAAAATCGCAAGCGGTACCACTTTGTATGCAGAAGATGGAGTCTGGGTACGAATAGAACCTCTTCAGGGGTCTCCTTTTCCCGATGTTGCGCAACACGATATGTAA
- the LOC136913878 gene encoding cytochrome P450 3A29-like isoform X1, which produces MELIFSYSLDRIVQIPYNSWEMAFTGARRMGDSVKQEVDRSSSATDFFSLFIGLGVVALLYFLWKEASYELIRRKINAPGPRRWPMFGNLLETRKFNGYHLMLKHYYETYGKVFCICLGRQPTVVVADPELLKQIMVKDFANFQNHFTQIKIPGAIGKSVFLARDETWRRIRATLTPSFSAKKMKGMVALIEESIDKLMVKVEKVARTGESVDMLEWFSRMTLEVILSTAFGVQADILNDDQSIMLQRAKAVFKTSWITDILRRFPLGVTLLILVGNIFQRRGFFDKIAAEIVEKRRKSGPTARQDLVELMLTTHEDSTQKGASKLTNEEIVGQCVIFLLAGYETSSNTLGNIIYQLALNQEVQDELRQDIMQALKTNPGSKLYDIAHNIEYMDCVINEALRLNPPVAQLNRECTEDYEWNGIRIPAGLEVIIPVYSIHRDPDVWPDPDKFDPERFRGPAKDTRSPYHFMPFGSGPRVCIGMRFALMEIKITLVKFLMKYKVVRSPETQVPLKIASGTTLYAEDGVWVRIEPLQGSPFPDVAQHDM; this is translated from the exons AATGGGGGACAGCGTTAAACAGGAAGTGGATCGAAGCAGTAGTGCTACAGATTTCTTCAGTCTGTTCATTGGCCTTGGCGTGGTAGCCCTTCTTTATTTCCTTTGGAAAGAAGCAAGCTATGAATTGATTCGTCGAAAAATCAATGCTCCAGGTCCCAGACGGTGGCCAATGTTTGGCAATTTACTCGAGACAAGGAAATTTAATGGCTATCATCTCATGCTGAAGCATTATTATGAGACGTATGGCAAAGTTTTTTGCATTTGCCTTGGTAGACAGCCCACAGTCGTCGTTGCAGATCCTGAACTCCTGAAACAGATAATGGTGAAAGATTTTGCCAATTTCCAAAATCACTTCacccaaattaaaattccaggCGCCATCGGCAAGAGTGTGTTCCTCGCGCGAGATGAGACATGGAGGCGTATCCGCGCGACCCTTACACCTTCTTTCAGTGCGAAGAAAATGAAGGGAATGGTAGCACTGATTGAGGAATCCATCGACAAATTGATGGTAAAGGTTGAAAAAGTTGCTAGAACAG GAGAATCTGTGGATATGCTGGAGTGGTTTAGCAGAATGACACTTGAGGTTATTCTGTCCACGGCGTTTGGTGTTCAAGCCGACATCCTAAACGATGATCAAAGCATAATGTTACAGAGAGCTAAAGCGGTGTTTAAAACATCTTGGATTACTGACATTTTGAGGCGATTCCCGCTTGGAGTTACCTTGTTGATACTTGTTGGGAATATCTTTCAGAGGCGGGGCTTCTTCGACAAAATCGCCGCAGAAATCGTGGAAAAACGCCGGAAGTCTGGTCCGACTGCAAGACAAGACTTGGTGGAGTTAATGCTTACTACTCACGAAGACTCAACCCAGAAGGGAGCGTCCAAATTAACAAACGAGGAGATAGTTGGCCAGTGCGTCATCTTTCTATTGGCTGGCTACGAAACTTCGAGCAACACACTGGGTAATATCATTTACCAGCTGGCTTTGAACCAAGAAGTGCAAGATGAGTTACGACAAGACATCATGCAAGCACTGAAGACAAACCCTGGCAGCAAGCTTTATGATATCGCCCACAACATCGAGTACATGGACTGCGTTATTAACGAGGCCCTTCGATTGAATCCGCCTGTGGCTCAACTGAACCGAGAGTGCACCGAAGATTACGAATGGAATGGCATTCGCATTCCCGCGGGACTTGAGGTCATCATTCCCGTCTATTCCATTCATCGCGATCCCGACGTTTGGCCCGACCCGGATAAGTTTGATCCCGAGAGATTCCGAGGCCCTGCTAAAGATACCCGTAGCCCGTACCATTTCATGCCCTTCGGTAGTGGTCCAAGAGTTTGCATTGGAATGAGGTTCGCTCTCATGGAGATAAAGATAACACTGGTAAAATTCCTGATGAAGTACAAGGTCGTACGATCTCCCGAGACCCAAGTTCCGTTAAAAATCGCAAGCGGTACCACTTTGTATGCAGAAGATGGAGTCTGGGTACGAATAGAACCTCTTCAGGGGTCTCCTTTTCCCGATGTTGCGCAACACGATATGTAA